The following are from one region of the Variovorax sp. V213 genome:
- the paaZ gene encoding phenylacetic acid degradation bifunctional protein PaaZ: protein MTTLQSYIAGRWIGKESAQQLRSAINGQAVASTHAEAIDFAEALDHARRVGLPALMALDFQQRSERLKALAKYLAANKETLYTISAHTGATRADSWIDIEGGAGTLSAYAGIGTNELPSGNLVHEGPAFPLGKKGGFAGTHILVPRGGVAVHINAFNFPVWGLLEKFAPSFLAGMPCIGKPATATSYLTEALVRLIVQSGILPEGSLQLVVGSTGDLLDRLEGTDMVTFTGSADTAARLRVHPNLVRKSIPFNAEADSLNCAILAPDVTPDDEEFDLFVKEVAREMTVKAGQKCTAIRRAIVPRHHLDAVAERLRARLAKTVIGDPSREEVRMGALASHAQKADVAERVATLLQGAELVHGERDGFSPVGDGVAEGAFFAPTLLLSRKPLEHDAAHDVEAFGPVSTLMPYDGIDEALALAARGRGSLVGTLVTRDPAIAARAIPVAAAWHGRLLVLDREAAAESTGHGSPLPQLKHGGPGRAGGGEELGGLRAVKHYLQRAAVQGSPTMLAAITGEHVRGAAVRESEVHPFRRYFEDLRIGDSLLTHRRTVGEADIVAFGGISGDYFYMHFDEVAAKESPFGKRIAHGYFVLSAAAGLFVSPAPGPVLANYGLDTLRFVKPVGIGDTIRARLTCKRKTDRNKKDPSGHGQGVVAWDVEVTNQDGELVASYDILTLVSKKPSIPG from the coding sequence ATGACCACCCTTCAAAGCTACATCGCCGGCCGCTGGATCGGCAAGGAAAGCGCGCAGCAACTGCGCAGCGCCATCAACGGGCAAGCCGTGGCCAGCACGCATGCCGAAGCCATCGACTTCGCCGAGGCGCTCGACCATGCGCGCCGTGTCGGCCTGCCCGCGCTGATGGCGCTCGACTTCCAGCAACGATCGGAGCGCCTGAAGGCGCTGGCCAAGTACCTCGCCGCCAACAAGGAAACGCTCTACACCATCTCTGCCCACACGGGCGCGACCCGCGCCGACAGCTGGATCGACATCGAGGGCGGTGCCGGCACGCTGAGCGCCTACGCCGGCATCGGCACCAACGAGCTGCCTTCGGGCAACCTGGTGCACGAGGGCCCGGCCTTCCCGCTGGGCAAGAAGGGCGGCTTCGCGGGCACGCACATCCTGGTGCCGCGCGGCGGCGTGGCGGTGCACATCAACGCATTCAACTTCCCGGTGTGGGGCCTGCTCGAGAAGTTCGCGCCCAGTTTTCTCGCCGGCATGCCCTGCATCGGCAAGCCGGCCACGGCCACCAGCTACCTCACCGAAGCGCTGGTGCGGCTCATCGTGCAGTCGGGCATCCTTCCCGAAGGCAGCCTGCAGCTCGTCGTCGGCAGCACCGGCGACCTGCTCGACCGGCTCGAAGGCACCGACATGGTCACCTTCACCGGCTCGGCCGACACCGCGGCCAGGCTGCGCGTGCATCCGAACCTGGTGCGCAAGTCGATCCCGTTCAATGCCGAGGCCGACTCGCTCAACTGCGCGATCCTGGCGCCCGACGTGACGCCCGACGACGAGGAGTTCGATCTCTTCGTGAAGGAGGTGGCACGCGAGATGACCGTCAAGGCGGGCCAGAAGTGCACCGCCATCCGCCGCGCCATCGTGCCGCGCCACCACCTCGACGCGGTGGCCGAGCGCCTGCGGGCGCGGCTCGCCAAGACCGTCATCGGCGACCCGTCGCGCGAAGAAGTGCGCATGGGCGCCCTCGCCTCGCACGCGCAGAAGGCCGACGTGGCCGAGCGCGTGGCCACACTGCTGCAGGGGGCCGAGCTGGTCCACGGCGAACGCGACGGCTTCTCGCCGGTGGGCGACGGTGTCGCCGAAGGTGCTTTCTTCGCGCCCACGCTGCTGCTGAGCCGCAAGCCGCTCGAGCACGATGCCGCGCACGACGTCGAAGCCTTCGGCCCGGTCAGCACGCTCATGCCTTATGACGGCATCGACGAAGCGCTCGCACTCGCGGCACGCGGCCGCGGCAGCCTGGTCGGCACGCTGGTCACGCGCGACCCGGCCATTGCAGCCCGGGCCATTCCCGTGGCCGCCGCATGGCATGGCCGCCTGCTGGTGCTCGACCGCGAGGCCGCCGCCGAATCGACCGGCCACGGCTCGCCGCTGCCGCAACTCAAGCACGGCGGCCCGGGCCGTGCGGGCGGCGGCGAAGAGCTTGGCGGCCTGCGTGCCGTGAAGCACTATTTGCAGCGCGCCGCGGTGCAGGGCTCGCCCACCATGCTGGCCGCCATTACCGGGGAGCACGTGCGCGGCGCGGCCGTGCGCGAGAGCGAGGTGCATCCGTTCCGCCGTTACTTCGAAGACTTGCGGATCGGCGACTCGCTGCTCACGCACCGCCGCACCGTCGGCGAGGCCGACATCGTGGCCTTCGGCGGCATCTCGGGCGATTATTTCTACATGCATTTCGACGAGGTGGCGGCGAAGGAGTCGCCTTTCGGCAAGCGCATCGCGCATGGCTACTTCGTGCTGTCGGCCGCGGCCGGCCTGTTCGTCTCGCCCGCCCCGGGCCCGGTGCTGGCCAACTACGGCCTCGATACGCTGCGCTTCGTCAAGCCCGTGGGCATCGGCGATACCATCCGGGCGCGGCTGACCTGCAAGCGCAAGACGGACCGCAACAAGAAGGACCCGAGCGGCCACGGCCAGGGCGTGGTGGCATGGGACGTGGAGGTGACCAACCAGGACGGCGAGCTCGTCGCGAGCTACGATATCCTGACCCTTGTTTCCAAGAAGCCATCCATCCCTGGCTGA
- a CDS encoding ABC transporter substrate-binding protein yields the protein MKFFKPLLIAALCATAVAAWADINVGVTLSATGPAASLGIPEKNTIALMPKTIAGQKINYIVLDDASDTTAAVANTRKLIAENKVDIVLGSTTTPNSLAMIDVASEAKTPMISIAASARIVEPMDAKKQWVFKTPQNDIMMSLAIAEHMAANGVKTVAFIGFSDAYGEGWSQEFAKAAELKKLKIVANERYARTDTSVTGQALKIMAAKADAVLVAGSGTPAALPQKTLKERGYAGKMYQTHGVANADFLRVGGKDVDGTFLPAGPVLVAEQLPASHPVKKSALAYVTAYEGANGKNTVSTFGAHAWDAGLLMTSAVPVALKKAQPGTPEFRAALRDALEQVKDVSGAHGVFNMTANDHLGLDQRARVMVKIENGAWKYQP from the coding sequence ATGAAATTCTTCAAGCCCTTGCTGATCGCGGCGCTGTGCGCCACCGCCGTTGCCGCATGGGCCGACATCAATGTCGGCGTGACGCTCTCGGCCACCGGTCCGGCCGCCTCGCTCGGCATTCCCGAGAAGAACACCATCGCGCTGATGCCCAAGACCATCGCCGGACAGAAGATCAACTACATCGTGCTCGACGACGCCTCCGACACCACGGCAGCCGTGGCCAACACGCGCAAGCTCATCGCCGAGAACAAGGTCGACATCGTGCTGGGCTCGACCACCACGCCCAACTCGCTCGCGATGATCGACGTGGCGAGCGAAGCCAAGACGCCGATGATTTCGATCGCCGCCTCGGCCCGCATCGTCGAGCCGATGGACGCCAAGAAGCAATGGGTCTTCAAGACGCCGCAGAACGACATCATGATGTCTCTCGCCATTGCCGAGCACATGGCCGCGAACGGCGTGAAGACGGTGGCCTTCATCGGCTTCTCCGATGCGTATGGCGAAGGCTGGTCGCAGGAATTCGCCAAGGCGGCGGAACTGAAGAAGCTCAAGATCGTCGCCAACGAACGCTATGCGCGCACCGACACCTCGGTGACCGGCCAGGCCCTGAAGATCATGGCCGCCAAGGCCGATGCGGTGCTGGTCGCGGGTTCGGGCACCCCGGCCGCACTGCCGCAGAAGACGCTGAAGGAGCGCGGCTACGCCGGCAAGATGTACCAGACCCACGGCGTGGCCAATGCCGACTTCCTTCGCGTTGGCGGCAAGGACGTGGACGGCACCTTCCTGCCGGCCGGGCCCGTGCTGGTGGCCGAGCAGCTGCCGGCCAGCCATCCGGTGAAGAAATCGGCCCTGGCCTACGTCACCGCCTACGAGGGCGCGAACGGCAAGAACACGGTGTCGACCTTTGGCGCACACGCCTGGGACGCGGGCCTCTTGATGACGTCGGCCGTGCCGGTCGCGCTCAAGAAGGCGCAGCCCGGCACGCCCGAATTCCGCGCCGCGCTGCGCGATGCGCTGGAGCAGGTCAAGGATGTGTCAGGCGCTCACGGCGTGTTCAACATGACGGCCAACGACCATCTGGGCTTGGACCAGCGTGCCCGTGTCATGGTGAAGATCGAGAACGGCGCCTGGAAATACCAGCCCTGA
- a CDS encoding ABC transporter ATP-binding protein, which produces MSMPILQLDGFCVAYRTVEAVHSVRLHVNEGEIVTVIGPNGAGKTTLLCAAMGLLPSTGSLALHGERIARPGVETMVARGVALVPERRELFGDMSVEDNLLLGGFYQWRKGHRDQRARMDEVFEIFPRLRERRPQLASTLSGGERQMLAIGRALMARPRLLMLDEPSLGLAPLVVREVLRVVSQLRSHGVSVLLVEQNARAALQVADRAYVLEMGAVALDGNARELMHDQRIIDTYLGIGKKE; this is translated from the coding sequence ATGAGCATGCCCATTCTCCAGCTCGACGGCTTCTGCGTCGCCTACCGCACCGTCGAGGCGGTGCACAGCGTGCGGCTGCATGTGAACGAAGGCGAGATCGTCACCGTCATCGGCCCCAACGGCGCCGGCAAGACCACGCTGCTGTGCGCGGCGATGGGCCTGCTGCCCTCCACCGGCAGCCTCGCGCTGCATGGCGAGCGCATCGCACGCCCGGGCGTCGAAACCATGGTGGCGCGCGGCGTGGCGCTGGTGCCCGAGCGGCGCGAGCTGTTCGGCGACATGTCGGTCGAAGACAACCTGCTGCTCGGCGGCTTCTACCAGTGGCGCAAGGGCCATCGCGACCAGCGCGCGCGCATGGACGAAGTGTTCGAGATCTTTCCGCGTTTGCGCGAACGGCGCCCGCAGCTGGCCTCGACGCTTTCGGGCGGCGAGCGCCAGATGCTCGCCATCGGACGCGCGCTGATGGCGCGTCCGCGGCTCTTGATGCTCGACGAACCTTCGCTCGGCCTGGCACCGCTGGTGGTGCGCGAAGTGCTGCGCGTGGTCTCGCAGTTGCGCAGCCATGGCGTGTCGGTGCTGCTCGTGGAGCAGAACGCGCGCGCCGCGCTGCAGGTGGCAGACCGCGCCTACGTGCTCGAAATGGGCGCCGTGGCGCTCGATGGCAACGCGCGCGAACTGATGCACGACCAGCGGATCATCGATACCTACCTGGGCATCGGAAAGAAGGAATGA
- the paaE gene encoding 1,2-phenylacetyl-CoA epoxidase subunit PaaE has protein sequence MSTLFHPLRVKAVEPDTPEAVVVSFEVPPELREVFGFTQGQYLTLRRDIDGQDLRRSYSICAGLDDGELRVGVRKVRDGVFSNWINAHLRPGDTVQVMAPQGRFFVPIEPAAARHHVGIAGGSGITPILSIMKTVLAREPRSRFTLIYGNRQLQSTMFKEEIEDLKNRYMTRLELQHVFSDEHTDSPLGFGVMNREKIGEFLNTLVPAASIDHVYICGPFQMNDEAEAALLAAGVPEERIHIERFGVALPSAALTGEVGAVVHEALPGDAKQARITIVRDGLQREITFTEGQPSILDAASAAGLEVPFSCTSGVCGTCRAKLVEGEVRMERNFALDKNEVAAGFVLTCQAHPLTERVILSFDER, from the coding sequence ATGAGCACCCTCTTCCACCCACTGCGCGTGAAGGCTGTCGAGCCCGACACCCCGGAGGCCGTCGTCGTCTCGTTCGAGGTGCCGCCCGAGCTTCGTGAAGTCTTCGGCTTCACGCAGGGCCAGTACCTCACATTGCGCCGCGACATCGACGGGCAGGATCTGCGCCGCTCGTACTCGATCTGCGCCGGCCTGGACGACGGGGAGCTGCGCGTGGGCGTGCGCAAGGTGCGGGACGGCGTGTTCTCCAACTGGATCAACGCGCACCTTCGGCCCGGCGACACGGTGCAGGTGATGGCGCCCCAAGGCCGCTTCTTCGTGCCGATCGAGCCGGCTGCCGCACGCCATCACGTCGGCATCGCGGGCGGCAGCGGCATCACGCCGATCCTGTCGATCATGAAGACCGTGCTGGCGCGCGAACCCAGGAGCCGCTTCACGCTGATCTACGGCAACCGCCAGTTGCAGTCCACGATGTTCAAGGAAGAGATCGAGGACCTGAAGAACCGCTACATGACGCGCCTCGAGCTGCAGCACGTGTTCTCCGACGAGCACACCGATTCGCCGCTGGGCTTCGGCGTGATGAACCGCGAGAAGATCGGCGAGTTCCTCAACACGCTGGTGCCGGCCGCAAGCATCGACCATGTCTACATCTGCGGCCCGTTTCAGATGAACGACGAAGCCGAGGCGGCGCTGCTCGCCGCGGGCGTGCCCGAAGAGCGCATTCACATCGAGCGCTTCGGCGTTGCCTTGCCTTCTGCCGCATTGACCGGCGAGGTCGGCGCGGTGGTGCACGAGGCCCTGCCCGGCGACGCCAAGCAGGCGCGCATCACCATCGTGCGCGATGGCCTGCAGCGCGAGATCACTTTCACCGAAGGGCAGCCGAGCATCCTCGATGCGGCTTCCGCGGCCGGGCTCGAAGTGCCCTTCTCTTGCACCTCCGGCGTGTGCGGCACCTGCCGCGCCAAGCTCGTGGAGGGGGAAGTCCGCATGGAAAGAAACTTTGCGCTCGACAAGAATGAAGTAGCCGCAGGCTTCGTGCTGACCTGCCAGGCGCACCCCCTCACCGAACGCGTGATCCTGTCCTTCGACGAGCGCTGA
- a CDS encoding branched-chain amino acid ABC transporter permease: MDLQIALLLGQDGIVNGAVYGLMALALVLVFSVTRVIFIPQGEFVAFGALSMAMLQTGRVPATLWLLVALAAMVLVVEAWRWKRGAVVDWGSALTWCVALPALACALVLGLKPTSMATQAVTTLVLIAPLGPLLYRLAYRPLADASVLMLLIVSVALHGVLVGLGLLFFGAEGYRTTAFSEERFDISGIPVGGQSLVVVGITLLLVIAMFLFFGRSMVGKALRATAINRVGARLSGIPTELSGDLSFALAALIGAVSGLLIAPLTTVYYDTGFLIGLKGFVAAIVGGLASYPLALAGALLVGQLEAFASFWASPFKEVLVFTLIIPVLWWRSLHSRHVEDEE, from the coding sequence ATGGATCTGCAGATCGCCCTGCTTCTGGGGCAGGACGGCATCGTGAACGGTGCCGTCTATGGATTGATGGCGCTCGCCTTGGTGCTGGTGTTCTCCGTCACGCGCGTCATCTTCATTCCCCAGGGCGAGTTCGTCGCCTTCGGCGCGCTGTCGATGGCCATGCTGCAGACCGGCCGCGTGCCGGCCACGCTGTGGCTGCTGGTCGCGCTCGCGGCCATGGTGCTGGTGGTGGAAGCCTGGCGCTGGAAGCGCGGCGCGGTGGTGGACTGGGGCTCTGCGCTCACCTGGTGCGTGGCGCTGCCGGCGCTGGCCTGCGCGCTCGTGCTCGGGCTCAAGCCGACCTCGATGGCGACCCAGGCAGTCACCACGCTGGTGCTGATCGCGCCGCTCGGCCCGTTGCTCTATCGCCTCGCCTACCGGCCGCTGGCCGATGCCAGCGTGCTGATGCTGCTGATCGTCTCGGTGGCGCTGCACGGCGTGCTGGTGGGGCTGGGCCTGCTCTTCTTCGGCGCCGAGGGCTACCGCACCACCGCATTCTCGGAAGAGCGTTTCGACATCAGCGGCATTCCGGTCGGCGGGCAGTCGCTGGTGGTCGTCGGCATCACGCTGCTGCTGGTGATTGCGATGTTCCTTTTCTTCGGCCGCTCGATGGTCGGCAAGGCGCTGCGCGCCACGGCCATCAACCGCGTGGGCGCGCGGCTGTCGGGCATTCCCACCGAACTCTCGGGCGACCTGAGCTTCGCGCTCGCGGCGCTCATCGGCGCGGTCTCGGGCCTGTTGATCGCGCCGCTCACCACGGTGTATTACGACACCGGCTTCCTGATCGGCCTGAAAGGTTTCGTCGCCGCCATCGTGGGCGGGCTCGCGAGCTATCCGCTGGCGCTGGCGGGCGCACTGCTGGTCGGGCAGCTCGAGGCCTTTGCTTCGTTCTGGGCCAGTCCGTTCAAGGAGGTGCTGGTCTTCACGCTGATCATCCCGGTGCTGTGGTGGCGCTCGCTGCACAGCCGCCATGTGGAGGACGAGGAATGA
- a CDS encoding ATP-binding cassette domain-containing protein translates to MSAPSNPIAAHLPPAGKPLATPRQLTLVLVALMALAWGFLPEFTVSVLSNIGLYALVAAGLVMLTGVGGMTSFGQAAFVGMGSYATAWICTSPTAAAWMGGFVGPGLLPWAGLLLGLVLTFALAWALGAVTLKLQGHYLPLCTIAWGLSLYYLFGNMDFLGGQTGITGVPPLVIAGFSLATPRALGVVIWAVLLLALWALHNLLDSREGRAIRALKGGRLMAESMGVDTARHRVKLFVLAALLAAVSGWLYAHLQRFVNPTPFNLNIGIELLFMAVVGGAGHLWGAVLGAALITLLKEKLQDVLPSLLGSSGNFEVIVFGLLMLFVLQRFADGLWPTLARIAGRWVRPHAVAATDAARPAASTAQLAQRNLPAKGEVLLQATSVSKRFGGLVANNDISMTLKAGEIHALIGPNGAGKSTFFNMISGVDDPSAGEVRLAGQAMKAKPSRVFAALGLGRTFQHVRLLGQRSVVENVALGAHLRAKRGWLAAMLRLDRAEEAALMAEARRQIERCGLGAHAGTPAASLSLGQQRVVEIARALAGQPSVLLLDEPAAGLRHLEKRALSVLLSQLRAEGLGILVVEHDMEFVMNLADRITVLEFGTVIATGTPAEVQANPRVLEAYLGGADDELLEDAR, encoded by the coding sequence ATGAGCGCGCCGTCGAATCCCATCGCCGCCCACCTGCCTCCTGCGGGCAAGCCGCTGGCCACGCCGCGCCAGCTCACGCTGGTGCTCGTCGCCCTGATGGCGCTGGCCTGGGGCTTCCTGCCCGAGTTCACGGTGTCGGTGCTCAGCAACATCGGGCTCTACGCGCTGGTCGCGGCCGGCCTGGTCATGCTGACCGGCGTCGGCGGCATGACCTCCTTCGGCCAGGCCGCTTTCGTCGGCATGGGCTCCTACGCCACCGCATGGATCTGCACGTCGCCTACCGCGGCGGCGTGGATGGGCGGCTTCGTCGGGCCCGGGCTTCTGCCGTGGGCCGGGCTGCTGCTCGGCCTGGTGCTGACCTTCGCGCTCGCATGGGCGCTGGGCGCAGTCACGCTCAAGCTGCAGGGCCACTACCTGCCGCTGTGCACGATCGCCTGGGGCCTGAGCCTGTATTACCTGTTCGGCAACATGGATTTCCTCGGCGGGCAGACCGGCATCACCGGCGTGCCACCGCTCGTGATCGCAGGCTTTTCGCTGGCCACGCCGCGCGCGCTCGGTGTCGTGATCTGGGCCGTGCTGCTGCTCGCGCTCTGGGCCCTGCACAACCTGCTCGACTCGCGCGAGGGCCGCGCCATTCGCGCGCTGAAGGGCGGCCGGCTGATGGCCGAATCGATGGGCGTGGATACAGCCCGGCACCGAGTGAAGCTCTTCGTGCTCGCGGCCCTGCTGGCGGCCGTGTCGGGCTGGCTCTACGCGCACCTGCAGCGCTTCGTGAACCCCACGCCCTTCAACCTGAACATCGGCATCGAGCTGCTGTTCATGGCGGTGGTCGGCGGTGCGGGTCATCTGTGGGGCGCGGTATTGGGCGCCGCGCTCATCACGCTGCTGAAGGAGAAGCTGCAGGACGTGCTGCCTTCGCTGCTCGGCAGCAGCGGAAACTTCGAAGTGATCGTGTTCGGCCTGCTCATGCTGTTCGTGCTGCAGCGTTTTGCGGACGGCCTGTGGCCCACGCTGGCGCGCATCGCGGGCCGCTGGGTGCGCCCGCATGCCGTTGCCGCCACCGATGCCGCGCGGCCTGCCGCCTCCACCGCGCAGCTCGCACAGCGCAACCTGCCCGCCAAGGGCGAGGTCTTGCTGCAGGCCACCAGCGTCAGCAAGCGCTTCGGCGGGCTGGTGGCCAACAACGACATCTCGATGACGCTGAAGGCCGGCGAGATCCACGCGCTGATCGGGCCGAACGGCGCGGGCAAGAGCACCTTCTTCAACATGATCTCCGGAGTGGACGACCCGAGCGCCGGCGAAGTGCGGCTTGCGGGCCAGGCAATGAAAGCAAAGCCTTCGCGCGTCTTCGCCGCGCTCGGCCTCGGGCGCACCTTCCAGCACGTGCGCCTGCTCGGCCAGCGCAGCGTGGTCGAGAACGTGGCGCTGGGCGCTCACCTGCGCGCGAAGCGTGGCTGGCTTGCCGCGATGCTTCGGCTGGACCGTGCCGAGGAAGCCGCACTGATGGCCGAAGCCCGCCGCCAGATCGAACGCTGCGGCCTCGGCGCGCATGCCGGCACGCCGGCCGCATCGCTCTCGCTGGGCCAGCAGCGCGTGGTCGAGATTGCGCGCGCCCTTGCCGGCCAGCCCTCGGTGCTGCTGCTCGACGAGCCCGCCGCGGGCCTCCGGCATCTGGAGAAGCGTGCGCTCTCCGTGCTGCTGAGTCAGCTGCGTGCCGAAGGCCTCGGCATCCTGGTGGTGGAACACGACATGGAATTTGTGATGAACCTTGCCGACCGCATCACGGTGCTCGAATTCGGCACCGTCATCGCGACCGGAACGCCGGCCGAAGTGCAGGCCAACCCGCGCGTGCTCGAGGCCTACCTGGGCGGCGCGGACGACGAACTGCTGGAAGACGCAAGATGA
- the paaD gene encoding 1,2-phenylacetyl-CoA epoxidase subunit PaaD has protein sequence MVNAVASRVDAAWAVLHTVLDPEVPAVSVCDLGIVREVIEHDDGLEIVLTPTYSGCPATEAIEHDVLAAIGSAGLGRARATLRRAPAWSSDWISEEGRAKLKAYGIAPPAHLTPEAAAGTAMPIRLFGRIAGGERIACPRCASERTERLSAFGSTACKALYRCMACREPFEHFKPI, from the coding sequence GTGGTGAACGCGGTCGCATCACGCGTCGACGCGGCGTGGGCCGTGCTGCACACCGTGCTCGATCCGGAGGTGCCGGCCGTGTCGGTCTGCGACTTGGGCATCGTGCGCGAGGTGATCGAACATGACGACGGGCTGGAGATCGTGCTCACGCCCACCTACTCGGGCTGCCCCGCGACGGAAGCCATCGAGCACGACGTGCTCGCCGCCATCGGGAGCGCCGGCCTTGGCCGCGCACGCGCCACCTTGCGCCGCGCGCCGGCCTGGAGCAGCGACTGGATCAGCGAAGAAGGCCGCGCCAAGCTCAAGGCCTACGGCATCGCGCCGCCCGCCCACCTCACCCCCGAAGCGGCCGCCGGCACCGCGATGCCCATCCGCCTCTTCGGCCGCATCGCCGGCGGCGAACGCATTGCCTGCCCGCGCTGCGCGAGCGAACGCACAGAGCGCCTGTCCGCCTTCGGCTCCACCGCATGCAAGGCGCTCTACCGCTGCATGGCCTGCCGCGAACCCTTCGAACATTTCAAACCGATCTAG
- the paaC gene encoding 1,2-phenylacetyl-CoA epoxidase subunit PaaC yields the protein MQQASIELNRTPAVQYLLRIGDTCLVLAQRLGEWCGHAPVLEEDIAMTNIALDLVGQARALLTHAGKLEGAGREHDEDQLAYLRDERDYFNLTLVELPRGDFAFAVVRNTMVATLLKLLWQRLAASSDAEVAAIAGKALKEARYHQQHSGDWVARLGDGTDESRRRTERALKQLWLYVPELFEGDAVDAEASATGLGPAWSELREPWFAEMQLVLDAAELEMPKETAFRSTGKQGVHTEHMGYILAEMQHLQRSYPGGVW from the coding sequence ATGCAACAAGCATCCATCGAACTGAACCGCACGCCCGCCGTGCAATACCTGCTGCGCATAGGCGACACCTGCCTGGTGCTCGCGCAGCGCCTCGGCGAATGGTGCGGCCACGCACCCGTGCTGGAAGAAGACATTGCGATGACCAACATCGCGCTCGACCTCGTCGGACAGGCGCGCGCACTGCTCACGCACGCCGGCAAGCTCGAAGGCGCTGGCCGCGAGCACGACGAAGACCAGCTCGCCTACCTGCGCGACGAGCGCGACTACTTCAACCTCACGCTGGTCGAGCTGCCGCGCGGCGACTTCGCCTTTGCCGTGGTGCGCAACACCATGGTCGCCACGCTGCTCAAGCTGCTGTGGCAACGCCTCGCAGCATCGAGCGATGCCGAGGTGGCCGCCATCGCCGGCAAGGCCTTGAAGGAAGCGCGCTACCACCAGCAGCACTCGGGCGACTGGGTGGCGCGGCTCGGCGACGGCACCGACGAATCGCGCCGCCGCACCGAGCGTGCGCTGAAACAGCTCTGGCTCTACGTGCCCGAACTGTTCGAAGGCGATGCAGTCGATGCAGAAGCCAGCGCAACAGGCCTCGGCCCCGCGTGGAGCGAGCTGCGCGAGCCCTGGTTCGCCGAGATGCAACTGGTGCTCGACGCCGCCGAGCTCGAGATGCCGAAGGAAACCGCCTTCCGCAGCACCGGCAAGCAGGGCGTTCACACCGAACACATGGGCTACATCCTGGCCGAGATGCAGCACCTGCAGCGCTCTTACCCCGGGGGTGTGTGGTGA